In Theobroma cacao cultivar B97-61/B2 chromosome 7, Criollo_cocoa_genome_V2, whole genome shotgun sequence, the genomic window ATCACATTATCCATTCcgaatgtcatttataaccttattgcttccttctataaccttcctcaataattatattaccaatTTATCTCTATCATACTAAAGATTCCCATATACCTTCAGTTACTTAAACAGCCATTTTATAATACATTCTAGTCCTATactttaaaagccaaactatttttacttctttgtatAGATAATTATTATCTCTTTTACACAACATCTACTTAGAGTTAAGGTAGTGTAAAATCCTacgaaaatattacatgtccttgggatcatcatcttaatctgaTCTTATCGGAAGATTCTACTCTGAGTCCTCCTGAAGATCCTCTTCTGAGTTTTCCTCCTCTTgagatttttttcctttgctcCTCAATCCAAGCTTGTTGTATTCTCCTATACTCTTCATCACTCACGGGTgcagcatttcttccacaaccGGGAGGAAAATGTCGTACACCTGACACTTTTCTAAGGGGTTTACTTGCCACTGTTACTTTCTCCTTATCCTTTTCTGGTTGTCCCCTTACATTTCTCCCACAGCCTGGTGGAAAGTGTCGGACTACTGTCACGCTCTTCCTAGAACGAATACCT contains:
- the LOC108662862 gene encoding uncharacterized protein LOC108662862, producing the protein MSRRDGSPDASHSISEGSLDSTAKSRWQPEPSSPKSADSNNINVSIRGSLLRKSKEHVKERGKLRIAEGGIRSRKSVTVVRHFPPGCGRNVRGQPEKDKEKVTVASKPLRKVSGVRHFPPGCGRNAAPVSDEEYRRIQQAWIEEQRKKISRGGKLRRGSSGGLRVESSDKIRLR